cttcggaaagagctagaggaggctcagattttgtttattcaaggtgatgataagggaagtatagcaaccatgaggattatggatgagatgtattcagatttgaaatatgagattatccggaagcaagcggatgatttgttcatacaagaggaaatcaagaggattggtgaaggaagaccatcggaattccatctaggggattttgattcattatacttccagaaaaggatctgtaccagatgatccaagtgaagtcaatcatattaaaggaagcacatgaaaccctttattccatacatccaggaagtactaagatgtatatggatttgaaggagatgttctggtggaacaacatgaaaagagaaatagcacaatatgtctcggaatgtcatacatgtcaacgagtgaaggcagaacatcgtagtctgcgggattactcaaaccactagagataccggagtggaaatgggatgaaatcggaatggattttgttactggtctaccaatgactagtaagaagaaggatatgatatgggtaatagtggacaggcttaccaagagtgctcatttcatagccgtaaacacaaaggatactgcagaaaagcttgtggatatatatgtgaaagagattgtgagtaagcatggagtaccaaagaagatagtttcagatagaggttcaattttcacatcagcattctggaaacgactacaagaagctttgggatccaaattggatttcagtacagcatatcatccacaaaccggaggacagaccgaaagaaccaatcagatacttgaggacatgcttagagcctgtgctctaaactttggaggctcatgggaggaccatttacctctagcggagttctcatataacaacagttatcagagtagcatccagatggcaccgtacgaagcattgtacggaagaaagtgtcgatcaccaatttgttggtttgaaaccggagaaaacaaggagtttacaccggactacatcaatgaGAGACAAGATGTCATCGAGGTGAtctgggatagactcaaaatagctcagagtcgtcagaagagttatgccgacttaaagagaagagattgggaaccgaaagtgggagacatggtttatttaaaggttagcccaatgaaaggacttaagaggttcggagtgaaaggaaagttaagtcctcgatatattggaccatttaagatactcagtcagaatcgaggaacagcttttgagttggagttaccggcacaactaagtcaagttcataatgtgtttcatgtttcacaactcagaaagtgtttgaaggcaccggatgatcccatcacatatgaagaaatagaattgcaatctgacctaacttatgtggaaagaccggaaaagatcttagaagtacaatggaagaagttaagaaacagagcaatcaaatactgcaaagttcaatggcaacatcatcctgagcgagaagcaacttgggagacggaagaagaattaaggaagtcttaccccaagatgttcaggtaccaatcttaacttcgggacgaagtttctgttaagggggagaggctgtaataacccagaacataggaacaacgaagggtagatttagaaatgggatgtgcatttcatcgcaaaacgggggaaatttccgCGCCtttttgcaactaaacctaagagggatcgaggttctctctcattttgcacttagggttaggcaatgtgagttagggaaatttcgacatgatctcttttgtaacttgttactttggggaatgtttgcatttgataagtgttaaacaattaactataaacatcacaccatataaacattgaatttggaattcaaacacaagatataaaattcaaatcactttgaatttcaaagtgaatatcaaataatatttcctcaagaatataaacattatataatacaaagctcataaaccaaaacttgagctttattgatcatcaacacagaatacatagtctttacaatatttttgatacaagaattgatgtataataataaacagaaatgaaaaaggaaaattacaagattttcctaaactaaaacctagactaaatgcttgaaggacatcttctggtcatactcaacttcaaaacctgcaaaacaaatcacaagtgctagacaggatattaagtgttagaaattcagtttggacagagtgaaaaacatcacagaaattcagtttggacattgaACAACATcacgcacacttgtgcttgtccaaaacctggacaaagacaggataggatcaggcagaccaaacctgagcagccacagagggctcaagtttcaccatagcaaggctgttgctaggcaagcaacagcaaggcaaggcaaaggatgagtcataaagtaaatgagcctgtgtgtcatggccagggatgaagtagaggccatataaatagcacacaaaccctagaaccatgtcagtcgaccacatttgcaaatcatcaggtaagggtgaagcaagaacaagcacagttcatccagttcataaccaagaacagaaaccaacacaaccaacttagccaccaggaatcatggtgacctgagaagatcaaccagagattggaggtgaagggctgagtacagaaaccccaagtctgcatcaaccaaatatttcacactaggagctggaacaaggtataccaaatacctggacagatccaatggatctgatccatcacatatgcatgaaataagcatgggattagcagatgctcatatgggtagatcatcacttggttttcagcaAGGATTACTGCTaccaaaagctactaaaaatagaaagcatctaggtacagatcttgtacacagaaactagcacacatgcacagatgcacaccatagccagatcacatgcacagatagcaccagtagatgaattgcaaggattagcagctaagactacacagtaaatcctaagctatgaaccatcagtaaaccctagattttcatcaggcaagcatattagcattcatctcaaggatgattcccaaatatgcaagcaaaggttgagtagccacaagatccaactattctggtgagcaaccaatcaggagcaaggccactgaggtcacatcacacttagcatcaactaaaatgaagccaaacatagcacatcattatccaggaatggattcagattcaattgcttgccagataatcatgaacagctaagtcatttgcaagcaaatcatttaaatcattctttgcataagcagttcatcataatttaattaatacaagcatgaatttatcacagatccatgcttagcactgacagtagcacactattaagcaacacaatttactcactgcaccataaccactggagcaagtccagtagcttaagtaagcaacagcatagtgatgcttgagcatcagtatcacaaaggaaattgaatcacttagccacagtattaatcagtaagccattactgacattgaattgatcaaatggatcaattgcagcaagccaagctacacagggaagttagccaacaagcaaggaatgatccaatggatcattggcttgcatagatagcactgaagcagatcacaggcaccactggcacacacacaagtgtcactgatgcatcacaaatacacctagacaagcaagcatgatataccagtaagcacaagcaagtcataaccaagcatagcatggcatagttagcttttgagcaagcacagtagagcatggcaagtacagagcatgctaggagcagcagagaagcaagcacagcatgaatagcaagcaaagcagcatgtgccagtaccagtaaatggtaattgggtcatgagcttgcagtaaacagaagcacaggaaaattgcgcagcaatagcatggctctgcgtgatcacaggatcaccagagagcaacagagcatgaggaggaagaagaacagtggcaagggaggcgcacagaagagaaggaggagatgcaacacttacttgcgcctggaagcagaagctagggcatggcgaggcagtgctcgcgcggccctaacagctgcgagtccagggtaggcgccgacgttacgccggcgaacccaaacacgaacccagcaccaccgtagcagaagcacctgaggcgacggcacgagtactgcgagcagcacccgcgccaggtcaacccaggagcacacccatcgtcggcgaggacgagcgctcgccggagttcgtcgaggcgaatctccgcgagatccagaacggaggcgattcgccaggagaggaagagaaggggaaaactacgcggacagatcgatagatctgcacgcggcggttctagttcggtaggtggctacggcggaggagcacggcgatggccggagcgaggcagcggccatggcggcgacgccatcgccagagcgtcgcgagaggttagggttagaggtggacgagagagagagagggccgagtgagtgagagcggtgggccgttcggcgccaccgagccgctatggggcaagccttagtgggctgtcccatgggcttaggtcattgggctgggcccaataaggtccaggggggtattttagtcttttaacatttaataaaaagccagaactttaccagattttaataaatcaaatacaactctaaaaatccattaaaaattggattaatgaatgagaaataaatcttaacaagaataaaatatgaatggaatttatgaaacaaattcaaaattatgaattttaagaatttaaataataacttggaaattaaaattattatttccttgtaattaaaattcaaggaaaaatctcaaataagttcaaatacttattttcaaacatttcaaaatgaaattctaatattccaagtcatttctattgaaaagggtatttttccaagaaaaatactatattcctttttattccaaaaactatagaggtaactcaataatttcaaattatttttggaatgattaaggaaatcatcaagtaaaatagttttactttgaattgtgtactttgtgtgaactacaatgatttatacttttaaatcaattgtaaattactgtcgaagatataaatcttaaacgcaaccctaaattgatataactcagcggggtaaagggatccaacataaaataatacatccatgattgcattatttggattttataacattgtccttaccggacaatgatgcttcttacagaacccgaggtccaggttccatcaactgcattgaactgcactatctcgcagtccacaggcaagttcacccttgctcatgtcaacttgagtattttctactactttgatgcaaagctatatacttatcattcctgcatcgcaaatgaaatgttactttccaactatgaatatgactatgtggctggcaatggaaccatggtatgtgttgatatggtggaggttccattgcaatgggttatatcaccctaggattaattaccaatgccgtccagtgattctagcgccgtacaaatcgcgttgaccatgagatctataatggctctggggaagccagccgtatcttttccttcgcacgccaacggattggtagagccggtggggtgttggaggcacttccgcaataggttgggatatccttttaaatccccatccattagtgatgataagctctaccatctatgaaggattgtccggagtacaccgtgagtaaagccgtattatcggggaagtctcagggggtgtacggttggacaaaagggtgggtttgcagtcgcggagaaggcggtgtgggcttggatctttatacctggcctcacaccaaaggaagtgtgaacgggggcaagtccctgcggatggcaaaaagggtgagatctcttgtgggaaaagtaacgcacctctgcagagtgtatcaaattgtggctgtcactccttgttccggaagggaatcgcgaacgcgggcagaaaggaactccacgaagttctagtcaacctgtgaagactgacgggcatagttttcataataaaagcaaccttttgaagaaatgattgcaaaacatgcattgacctgcgatttcctgatcaatggtcatagctagtgcatcaaacacctttttattcttttagaacttgctgagtacccctgtactcactttctttcgacacccttgctagactgtgatccggaggtggaggccatcaacgatggagcaccagaaggaagttacgagctggtctacgaagaacctgatcttaccggcggagtggaaggcgtagactatgggatagtctacggaccagatgacacggaggtggaggagtagtgacataccctagcatcatagagccgagcaacgtagaacttacctaaataagttgttgagctctctttatatttgttatgagttgtaatcatacttaagtagtatcttagggtgttctcataggacctgtgaggataccaacttgttaagacaatgtctgTAATAAAGtagggagtgttatgacctgcaatgtttctgttgtaccactctgagggatatggcaaattgtgaagaagtcccttctcaaagatcatatcaacgacttgtatactacaacatgcagtggtatgctgggtcaccgcaacggtgttgatgaagtccttCCTTCTCCCCATTCTAGCGGGCAACGGAggagtagatcccctcggaatcccagcagcacgacgacgtggtggtggtggaggagaattcttgcagggcttcgcctaagccggagcaggagaaactgggagggaggagaggtggcagATTAGGGTTGCTTGTGGAGCCGCTATGGCTGGCCAACCCATCCCTCTATATATAGTcggggggtagggttagggtttcccaAAACCCATCTAGGATCGGCGcttggtgggcccagaccatgccTGGGCGCGACCTGGGGTGGGCCCGCGCCCATGGGTGGTTTGGCCCACTCCTAGCCTTTCTCAGTCTCCCCTTTTGACAACGTCTGTGTGAAAGAAAAATAGGAGTTCCTATTTttcttttgtccaattccgaaaatatttctagaacaacttttctgaaatacaaaacaacagaattcTTCTAGAACAATTCCGAAACACAACTtgcctccggaccattccggacctcctcgtgatgtcctggatcccatccaagactccgaacaatattcggtcTCCAACTCATATTCCGTATCTACTAAACAACATTGAACCTTAAgcgtgtcaccctatggttcgtgaactatgcagacatgatcgagacccctctccgatcaataaccaatagcgggacctggagatccataatggctcccacatattcaatgatgacttcgtgatcgaatgaaccattaacatatgataccgattccctttgtcgcgtgataatttacttatccgaggttcgatcatcggtatatctatacctagttcaacctcgttaccgataagtactctttactcgtaccgtggtatgtcatcccttgtgaccttgtcacatgcttgcaagctaattgaatgaaattccaccgagagggcccagagcatatctatctgttatcaggatggacaaatctcactcttgatccatatgccacaactcatactttccgaatacttaatcccatctttataaccacccatttacgaagtgacgtttgatgtaatcaaagtacccatccggtgtaagtgatttacatgatctcatggtcgaaggactaggttactatgtatcaaaagctcatAGCAagacgaacttaatgacttgatcttatgctaggcttattatgggtgtgtgtccattataccaTTCTCCTAattacataaccttgttattaataacatccaatgttcatgatcaggaaaccatgatcatctattaatcaacaagctagtttaacaagaggcttactagggactcttttatgtttacataacacacaagcatcaatgtttccggttaatacaattatagcatgggatgcaaacatttatcataaacacaaagatatactaataactgctttattattgcctcttgggcatatctccaacatgtccTGCATGTGTGATCTATATTTCTCTGGATTGGAGATGAACTAGACGATTACATGGAGAAGGAGACTCTTTCTAGGGCTCCCGGATACAGGATGAACTATCCAAAGACCTATCTCTCTTTTCTTTCGATCGCCCTTCTACTAATCGCCTCTTAGATGGCCTCCTTCCTTTTCTCCTAGTCCAtgatcctccttttatagcgtacGGGGATACCACAATGACCTTGGATGCTCATGCCACTTCCACTTGGCTTCTTCGTCATGTCGAAGGAGACGGGCGTATGACCGTGTTCCGCTAGGGTCCTATCTTATCTCTGATCTTGGATCATCGCGCTTTGCCCACCTTTTGCTTCTTGGGTTTTGGCCTTATTATCTTGTTAGATTGCTAGGGGTACCTCCTGCACTGGCCTAGCTACGATCCTCCCAACTACGAATACCACACAACCATATCTTCATTTGTATCCTCCCTTGCTTTACTCATGGAAGAGGAAATCTCACCATGCGAGGTAGGAGGCCCCCGCCGCTGCCAATCGCGCTCGGAGATGAGAGTCCAACATCGCCATCTGCTAGGAGGTGCTTTGCTAGACCGTTtttatgtgggcattacccttcgggtacccgaagTTTCCCTACCTCCTCTGGCCCAACAAGGGGCCCATCTGAAGCACCGCAGCCCAAAATGGACCAATACACCGGTTGCACGGTGGAAAGATGGAAGGAGAcggatccttgaagaacaaggcaagaagacgtcgAATAAGGAAGGGATAGATCGAACCTCTTTGTATTGTAGTCGAATCCGTGAAGGACTATTggaacctggcctcctatataaaggccaggagagggcatGCCGGATCCTATATCATAATCTCGTACAACCACGCACACACCAAACCCTAGAAACCTTGCCTCTCGGCGAGATCACCTCCACGCAGTCCATCTACCCCATTGTAATCGATTTCAcctataatcaagatcagacaggcatgacgtaagggtaTTACTTCATCGAGGGCTCGAACCTTGGTAAATCTCGCTCCCCGCTTGTctagtatccgatgtctcgtgctaacCTGTAGGATTACGCTAATCCTAAGCccatcatggtgggcattgccgaggagccacCTCGTCAGGCTTCCTTCTGATGGCGGCATGGAGATGCGTGCGAGGATCGAAGGAGAGGTGAGGGACGTCATCGACTAGGGTTTCGCCTGAGCGCTCCCTGGGAGTGATGCGAGCGTTTTTTTTCCACCCAAGTTCAAGATGTTGGGAGGAGAAGACATGGATACTGACGTCATGATAAATTCATTGTTCGATAATACTAACCATAGCGGAGTAACTTAGGAAGTAACATGCAACTACATGCACTGCTAATTAGGCAACTTGATGACATGGCATGGCATCAAATGTAGATATGTGCTTGTAGTAACTAGCTATATTACCACACCATCTCACTAATTTTCAAGATACAAATAAATCTGCACTCATATATACGACACTATGCACTATGAAGATATTAACTGCACTAGTCTATGTTACtctccactatgaccagccttgtAGTCCACTCTAAATATTAAATACACTTGACAAGTAGCATTGGTATGCTAAAAATTATTCATCATCCGACCAAATACCAATATTGGTAGGGTAAATATTGGCCACAATGAACTTTGCTCTAGCTGGCGGTGAGATGGAAAGATAGCGAGTGAATATCTATCGTAGGGGTTACTCCAGGGCGATAATCGCGCAATCAGGTGTTCCCGGTGACACTCATATCCTCTATGTTGCCGCCAACTGGTGGTGAAAGCGAGGCCTCTACAAAGCTCTCTTAGTCTTCCTGCACGAGCGCACCCTTGTCTTTGTCGCCCCTCTAGCGATCCCCGTCTTCCTCAGCAGAATATATGCATGATAGGCTACATCGTTTCTTTGTCGTTTCCCCTCGAAGCAGTGCCATACCACCCCATGGAACTTCCCCTTGCTCGGGTGCATGGTCTCTCCCATGTCCAGAGGGTTGGATCCAGGGTCGGGCAGGCTTCTGAGGGCATGTAGAGTATCTCTCCCGCAGAATATGTCCTGGAGATGATTCACCGAAAGTCGTGGTGCTGTCTAGATCTAGAGTCGTTGGGGCGGACTTTTGATTTGGAATGGGTAGGTCCATGATTGAGGGTGTTGTTCCCATCTTGAGAGTGTGTGCTTTTTCCCGACCTGGCGTGCGTGTTGTTGGTGTTCTTAGCAGGACTGGATCCCCGCGTATCTCGGGCCGGTAAGCCGGGCAGTTGGAATTTTGTCTTCTCTGCACCACTGTGGTAGCGTCTGGCTTCCGGTGCTATGTGTGGAGATTCAATGAAAACCTTGCATGGCAGTAGCCATCGTTGGCAACGATGACACCTCTAAGTGTCGTTCCCGTGAAGACGTCGTCTTGAAGAACCTTGTACCTAGTTCGCCGGATTTTGCCTCTCCGCTTGAACTTGCTCTCCTCCCTATCTCGAAATGGCACGAGCTTATCTCGTAGTGACTTTTGGATCACCTTGTCGCCACTTAGTAGTCACCGTTACGTACGGATTCTAGCATTGCTGCTTTATACACGACTTCCTTCTCGTCCTAGTGGCCGTTCTAGAGCCTAGGGTGACTTTCCAAGTCGACATCTAGCCACCGGTTTTTTGGAGGATTGGGATTTGGAAAGCTTTTCAAGTCCTTGGTTCCGAGAGCAACGACGATCATGGGTACCGTTCTCCTTCTTGGAGCTCTTGTCTGAATCCTGTGTCAGCGGATGCGGGGAGCCGCATACGAAATCGGTATGTTCACCCAAATCCCCCTCCTTTAGATCCACGTGTCCTGCAAGGTTACGTGCATGTCTTCCGGGGACAGTTTTGGAGTGGATGAGGTTTGTTTGTTTGGACATTTTCGATGTTGGTTTAGTGCAACAGCAGAAGATTAGACTatcaagcaatcttcattagtttAGCTCGCTCCGCTTAGATTTGCTTGTTTCCCGTATTTGTTGTTTCTTTTGTCTCTTATAATGTTCACTTGGCTCGTTAATCTTTTGTTATGAATGTTTTTATTATTAATTTAAGGTCGTGCTTATGTGAGCCGTCAATTTTTCTAAAAAAGTTGGCCAAAAATCAAGACACACACATCCTAGTACCCAAAGAAATAATAACAAATTGCACAACAACATGATAGAGAAAACTAAgacaacataaacaacacataaatacACAAGTAAATTACATCAACCAGCAAATGTTACAACTGTCACCGAGAAGCGGAAGAAGATGCAAGGCTGTGAATGGAGCGCGGGCAGCTATCCTCTGCTCAAGGACGCGAAGAGCTTCTTGGGCGCCTCCCCCTTGGCGCGGTACTTTGCGGCAGCCTCCTCAGCCGCGACGATCTCCTCGCCGCGCCGCGCCTCCGCTGCCGCACgcttctcctcggccgccttgtgcaCGGCCGCGGTGGCGTTCTTGAGCTTCTCCACGTACTCCGCCTTCTTCCTCTCCAGCTGCTCCTGCACGTACGTGCCCCGGCCAACCACAATGTTAGTAGTAGCTGACGGTACGTCACTCGCACTACGTACTGTCGCTGCCCATGCATGAATATGTCAACTGGCAAGCTGTACGATTTCAGAAAATTCCCCATGTCCGACTTACTTGCAGCTTCTTGTGCTCGGCTTCCAGTTGCGCAGCCTTGGAGTTCTCCCACGAGGTGATGTCCGCTAGCAACTTTGCCGTCCTGGGCGAGGCGTCACGgggaaggaaaaaaaaaacatggCTTAGATGACAGACACAAATTTATCTGAACTTTGAATTACTTGGTGCGATGTTTCGTGTCCACCACGTGCGGCAGAGACGAAGTCTGAACTTTGGGCGTCACAGCTTAAGCGCGGACAGGGATGGAGACATCTCGGTGAATTACACCGGCCGGCGCGGTTACTTTTGAAAATTATGACTCACTTGTTCTCGGCCTTGGCCTTCTCGTTCTCCTCCCATGCCTTGATCAGCGAAATCCTCTTCTCTGTCGCGACCCTCTCGAGGAAAGCGTCTAAATTAAGGAAGGAGCAGAGGTGCAACATCAGTTGCCGACATGCCGTGTAAGACTCAAAAACATCACGTTGAATACAGGCTTGGATGAAGAGAAGGAGTACCTCTTCCGTGTGAGCCGTCTGTAGCTGCAGGCTTCTCACCATCTGATGACAAAGAGAAGCATGAAAAAGGTTAATTAACACATCTGACCAAAGTTCCTCCGCTCCTAACCATGGAGCAACCTGCACAGACGTACCCTCCGCCACGACGAGGGCCTTCTCCTCGGCGATGTCCTT
This Lolium perenne isolate Kyuss_39 chromosome 1, Kyuss_2.0, whole genome shotgun sequence DNA region includes the following protein-coding sequences:
- the LOC127303008 gene encoding remorin translates to MAEEAKMEVAPPAPEPAKDIAEEKALVVAEDGEKPAATDGSHGRDAFLERVATEKRISLIKAWEENEKAKAENKTAKLLADITSWENSKAAQLEAEHKKLQEQLERKKAEYVEKLKNATAAVHKAAEEKRAAAEARRGEEIVAAEEAAAKYRAKGEAPKKLFASLSRG